Genomic DNA from Stigmatopora nigra isolate UIUO_SnigA chromosome 17, RoL_Snig_1.1, whole genome shotgun sequence:
gttttcttttatttttaccttttgACTACACTTTTGAATGGTGAAGATGAGCTCGCTTAGAACCATGTCTATACACTTCAGTGTGGGCCCCTTCAGTTTTTGGATCTGCTTTTTCACTATTGCCTCAAAGGCCAGGTCAGGGGTGAACAGACCCGTCCTGTAGGGATAGGGAGGCGGCACGGGAGACAACatcgaaagaaaagaaaagttttcCAAAAGCCGGGAAAGGAATGGAGAAGCAAAAGAAGAAGGGCCACGCATTTCGGATGGAAAAGACGAAGAGGGATGGGTGGGAAGATAAAACAGCGCAGAAGAAAATGCgagtgagacttttttttttctctgcggGACGAGACGGTAGAAAACGCGAGACCGCAGCCGTGCGAGGCGCCACTTCCTGAACCTTCTCCCTTTTCCACGCGCCGCATCCCAAAAATAACACACGGCATCCCGATGGAGGCCTTCGGTTCGGAATTTGAAGTCACAGTCAAGTTGAAATTTGGTCAcgcgtgttaaaaaaaaaacaactaaaaacgtGAGATTCTCATATTGCAGGTGCACGGCTGCGCTCTCTCGCACACAAATATGAACGCTGAGATCATTCAACATGGCTGCcagttaactctttcagtgccattaaataagatgtcatccaatcatgtggctcttaaaaaaaattaaatgagttcatcactagaTTTCTATAGGAGTCGTCAGAATCAACATTTGTTGTAAGATTACCAATGAGCCGTGCTGTATCTATGCAAAGTTTAGATTAGTAATATTACTACTTTGTTCTCATAATATCATAACAAATTTATTCTAATGAgccatttttataaaaatataaatactccATCATACATACTTATTAGGGTCCGAAATATATAATCttgaaaacgcaaaaaaaataacaatttagatGAACTAACTCTTGTATAGTAAAATAAGAAAGTGAACCTTAATTCAACATACTAATAACATGTTGTTCCTCTTGTTGGCTCCAACTATGATGACAGAGAAACATTGCCGGccacatttgttgttgttagttcTATAATATGAGTTTTGAACTTGGCAGCCAATGCATTTACAGGAACTCAGCCTCCACACTTTCTTCTATCTCCACCAGTACAAAGTCTGCCCAACAAAACGTAACCCCAGAAGAAAAGGCAGGTGTGCAACGGCCCGCCCCGGTCCCCACCCcgtccaaaaacaaaacaaaggaggCCGGAGCGAGCCGCCAGTCGACGGGAGAAAAGGTACAGTGAGTgattgagtgagtgagagtggcGGGTCTTTGCGGACGAGGGATTTGAGAAACACACAAGATACAAAATTGCGAGCCACCATTTACTTGACTGGTTTTACCTTTTTGGTACACTGTCTAACTGTATTGACTAGCTCAGACATGACCATATCCACACATTTGGTGCAAGGCTCTTTAATCTTCCCAATCTGCCTTTTCACAATGGTCTCAAAGGCCATGTCCGGGGTGAAGAGGCCAGTTCTGTTCGTCAGAACCGCCCGAGCAGACGAGAAACAAAAGGTTGGATGAGAGAGAAAAGGATTAATTGTGAAGAGAAGAAAGTTCACCCGGACCAAagataaacaaagacaaaggaCGACTTGCGGCACTCTTCTCACGTACTGAAGACAAATTGGGATTTACGGTCATGATGCTGAAGGACGGTACACTTCATACACACGGGACACAAACCAGACAGAAGTACACACCTTCACTTATCTAACACGCCCACACTGTTGTGCTGCTAGAAGAGGTCACCTCCGTGACAACAATTCGGGTAGAATGGTATGCCCACTTCTTAGCATATTGGTCATACACTTTCACTAAAAGTTGTAATGTGTCAGGATTTTTAAAAAGCGAAACTTAAACATTCTTCATTAAGTTCTTATTTAGGATATTTCTAACTATTGTATTGATATTTATGGCTGCTATTTGTACAATGATGAGACTAACATGTCATTAACAACTGAAATATACCCGAAACCTTATTTTGAATGGTCTGTGTGCAAACAAAATGGTGAGCGAGGTGATTTCATGTGATGATTTAACTTAGCTTTGCATCTTTCCTTTCTAttcttttcagtcttttttgctGCCACCCTCCTACTTCAAACGGCTTGGACGTcgactagtgataaactcattgacGTTTGTCACATTGATGTAACGGAGGTGACTAAGCTAAGTCAGGAAAAAGATGGTGAGGGAGGTGTTCATGACGTGAAAGTGAGTGCAAGGACGAACGTGCCTGATGCCGTGGATGTTCTTGATGGCGTAGCTGATCTCCTTGCGGAGCTCCTTTTCGTCAAATTCCATCTGAGGCGGAGGACACATTTGGTCAGCTCGGTTTCATTATGTTTGAGAATTGGTGACAAGAAAATAATCAAGATTTACCTTGACCAGCTCAAAGGGGAAACGCTCATGGAAGATGCGGTTGATCTTGGCGCCGCCGGACAACTCAGCTGTGTCGATCTGGTCCCCGGATCCTTCGATGCACTTCTCAAAGTCCACCGAGAATTGCTGCACCATCCTGAATGTCGAGAATACGGTGAGGAGAAAATTTGATACTATACAATAGTTGTTGCTGGAAACAAGTCTatcaacattgtttattttgaatgtaaatttaagcatttgagaaaaaaagacttttattCCAGAGCGAGTTATAGTCCAGAAATGATGGTCAAATTTCCAAGTATTCAAATGCTAAGTGTCATCTGTTTTGGTCCAATTTGCCTAATTCACACATCAAATAATTCACAAAATCACAAAAGTTATTAGCCAATTCTGCCAAAAGTACAGTTTGTCCAAAAATGGTGCATAAAGACctacaaaaacattattttctttaacaaacaaaataaaaaagaaatgaccctGACCTGAAAAATGCCCCAAATcaagtgtgggttttttttaaagcagaagCGCAAAAGATCCCCACACAATTTCTGCAGAAATGGAATTTTCTAGTCCTAAACGTTATTCCACACTGACTGCCAAAGGTCAGAGATGGTAATAACTCACTGGAGCAAAGCTTTAGTCTTCCGAGACGGATCGTCAGGCCTGAAGTTTTTGTACTCCTCCACTTCCTTCTCGATGGAAAGGAGCTGGCTTTGGAGCTTGGCCCGGAGAGCCGGCAGCGTGTCCCTGATGTGGTTGGTGAGTTGCTGAGCAGTTTAAAAGTCGCCATTAGACAGCAACTTTGAAGTTGATTTCAAATCACCTGCTTCTACACCCACCTGGTTTAGGACTTTCTGCAAATACGCTGTACCCATGCGCTCCGCCAGGTGCCTGTAGGCTGGatgggagaggaaaaatttccTCTCAGCGCCCAGGGCGGCTCCGATGTCTTTCTTTCCATCGATGTCCTTTTGGCTCCGATTCACCACGCCAATGTAGCCTTaaacaaaaagtacaaatacgTCCAAATACATTTGGGACTGGAAAGGCCGGGGGTAGACATTGAAATAGCACAGGCTatggaaaatattaaatgtgTGGGTTCAAACCAAAGTGCAAGCGGAAAAGAAAAGTACAACCTCAGCAAAATGCTAGACCGCTATTTTATTACCCTGCCCACCCCCCTTATTTTCCCCCCTTCATCAAATTACTTTTGAGTGTCGCTGCTAGACAGTATGGCCTAAAAATAAGATGTTCAATTGTTTTCACTCAAATTTAATTTCTATATAATTTCCTCCTCACGTTCTTACAGAGACAGTGACAGTTTAACCCTTTATAAGGCTCTTGTGGATATTAATGGTCAACATTGATGTGCAATGTTCATCATTTCAATTCATTAAATGGACGTCTAATGCTGTCAATAGCCCTGAAAACTTAGCGAGTTCTCttggtttaaatgaatttgatgcTGATCGGTGTCTATGTCAGACAATGAGTTATAagctatgggaaaaaaattgctgAAGGCCTTAGACTTTTTGTGCTGAACTGCCTTGCTGCCACAAGAAGGCACTAGTGgataaaaaaagtcttgaaattGTGTCTCTGTAagaacatgtgtgtgtgtgtgtgtgtgcgtgtatgtgtgtgttaccTCTTCTGAGTGGAAGCAGCTTATTCTCCAGGATGTCCTTGGCATCTGTCCCCTCGTCCATGAGGTCCAGTTTAGTTATCACGCCGATTGTCCTCATTCCTAAgagaagacacacacacacacacacacacacacacacatcaggtatatttatatttttatattatatatatatatatatatatatatatatatatatatatatatatatatatatatatatatatatatatatatatatatatatatatatatatatatatatatatatatatatatatatatatatatatatatatatatatatatatatatatatatatatatatatatatatacacacacacacacacacaaataagtagtcataaaaagAATGAATCTCATAACGAAATATTCACAGGGTTTACAATGACTTCAATTTTTGTTGCCCTatgcctttctttttctttccacaCCCTTGCAAGTGTTTATTTAGAAGAAATTTGACTTGTAGCCAAAATATTTCAACATACTGTCAACCttagaatgaataaataaatgcactCACCCTGCGGGTCGACCTCTTTGGCAATCTTTAAAGCGTCCGAGTTGGCCAGATCGGAATTGGCTGGCGAAACGGCCAACATCAGGCAGTTGTCCTTGGTGACAAACTGCAGAAGCATTTCTCGAATCTGAGTCTCAATGTCAGCTGGCTGATCCCCTACGGGCACCTTGGTCATGCCAGGCAGGTCCACCAGCGTCAGGTTGAGCACTGCCAGAAGGAAAAGGTCAAATCTCTTTGACAATTCTAAAGTCATCAACAACTGTCAATGCTAAATATGGATACGCCAATCAAATCCATCAATGGATGTGTAAAATCACATCCTAACCATGAGGGGAGTAGACTCTCAGATTGATAGGAACGGGCGAGATGCCCTTGTTGGCACCGGTGATGCGGTCAGTCTCAGCCTCGATCTCCTGACGAACCTCGTCAAAGTCTGTAAACTTTTTCCCCTTGCAGTGCAGGAACTCGGCATACTCTAAAATACACGAGAAAGAGCAAAGGTAGAAAAAATGGCCAACAATTACATCTTAATTGTCCTAATTGTTCTTCCTTGAGTTTGTCACCAGCAAACGTCAATGGCCGCCAACAAGTTCATTTACTTTGACCGTTGGATTTATATTTCTGGTTTATACTTACCTGTGTTACAGTTCATCAGCTGCAGGACCAAAGGACGACGGGTCACGATGCCAGAGCCTCGTGGAAGAAAATCCCTAAAACAGAGCAATATAAGGTAATTATGTCATCCAACTCATGGAATCAGTACACTAATTTAAATTACAAACAGAGTATTAATTTGTCTGCGCGTACATGAGTGCATTTGCTTCTTTTTGCGTTATTCCAACTTTAACTGGTAAGATAGTGTATCTTTATTGTTTGAATCAAAACTCTCAATATCCAACTTCAATGCCTTATTCAATTTCAATATTGTGTTTTTACCCTCGGTCGTGTTATTTTATTCAACGTTGGTGTGCGCTGATGTGCTCATTTTTGAGGTGTCCTTGAATAAAtccaacaataaataaataaaaggtggTTAAAATAGTTTAAACAGGCCTACTGGTGCAAGTATAAACATGTTTTGAGGGACAAACAATATTCATAGACTGATCTTTCTGCAGGGTTTCATCTATTATGTAACGTCAATgaaaaacgtgtgtgtgtgtgtgcgtgtgtgcctCTACCAGCTGAAATGACAATTTCAATTTACTGATGTGTGGtggatgttttttcttaaatgtgaATTTGCATTTAGTAGTGGAGCACATTAGAAATTGTGTctccattacaaaaaaaaatgtcatcttatTAAAATAGCCAAAAGGTGATTAAATCCAGTCATTCATACATCGTTTGTAGCAATGTAAGAGAAAGGAAATCTCTAAGTTAGAAGTTAGAGTCAGGAAAATGTAAGcctaatattacaagattagtGAAGAAAAACATGGCAATATTACCAAAATAATGGTCTGTGCCATCATCTAAAGTTGACTTATTCTATGTACTAGCTAGTGCAGGACTGGAAATCTCGGCAAGaaattaccccaaaaatgtacacaaaaaaaaacaaaataaacagcaaGTACCCTGAAAGTATACTAATTCATATATCAATACATCCCAAATAACACCAGTTTTGTTCTTAATTTGATTTAATTcatctttcttcatttttttcctcttgttgtCTCCTTAAAAAAAGTAGAGAGAACTGtcagaataaataaatagcaaatGTGTTTTGGGACACAAATTTACAGATTTTCTCAGGCAAAACCTAAAGCTTTTCATACAACATCCAACAAAACTGAGGACTGCATCGTTAATGAATGAAACTTAGACACCGCAAGCACTTTTAAAGCATAAACAAGCGCACGAGGAGCCAATGAAAAGGCGAATGGCAGATTAACGCTGAGCCAATGCAGGAAGATAGAAAGCGAGATTAGAGTTAATCCCCTATAGCGCTCCTCCTCTGTCTCACACACtcttgcacatactttattctCGTTTTCATAGTTTACCATTTCAGACCGGGAAACAGCCAAACGTGTATGAAATTATGCCTGATGAAAGATTTGATTCACGTCGACCTAATTCTTCTTGATCTTGTCCTTACGTTTTATTTGAGCGGATAAAAATGAGTGAAGAATGAGTGAAGCTGCCATAATTCGTCATAATGCTTTAGGCCGTCACTGGCTATATTATGTAATATGGCAACGCTAAGGCTACGTTGCGTGGACGTAATCTTGTCGTGGGGGGATGGAATAGTGATGGCGGGATAAGTCATTAGCGTGAGTTACGACACAGCATGTGAGCTCTCTTGCAATTGTTATAAACAGCATACAAATGCCAGTTGAAAATAATGGTTCCTCCATTGCATTAATTGATTTAGTATCTCCTTACACCAGAAACAATACTTGGTTCTGATGAGGGGATGTATCAGAAAATGTCATAATTTCCATGTTATGATTAAAATGTCCTTATATTTTGGTTACCCAATAATAGAAACAAGTTTACCACTAGtagacgtccattccatttgaactgggaggcttGTCAGtagtcccagttcaaatggattggataggTTAGTGTTAATATGCCAATTTCCATGGCAGCCATTGTCCCTGGAATGAATCATAATAATGAATATGTTTCTTTTCTCCTATACGCCCCAAAAATGGCACCATAGCAGCATATTCCCTTTCGACTATTTTACTTTTGTAATTTTGCAACTCATTCTGCCCAGAAATGAGCAAAGTCTCCAAACAACATTGGAGCCTGCTATTGGCTAATGATTCCAGAATCCACTATTCCAAAAACTAAATAAGAATATCACTCTCCAATGATCGATAAATGCTGACCCACTCTGCATTGCTACCAACTTTCAAAACAATCCGTTCTCATGTGACGCAGGAGTAGACTTCCAAGTCAGTGCGcgcaagaacaacaacaacctgagCATCAATTTGAGGCCTGTAAAAAGATCATAACCCATTCATGATACATCTTTGGTAATGTTTAAGGATGAAGTGTAAGTGCAGCTAATGTTTTGTCGTCACGTGAATAGAGTTGTCTCCCTGCCATTATGCGCATTATCCCCTATGCATTCCTTATTGATTTTGCTGACTGGAAACTGCAGTATAGAGGGCAAAGCCTTTCTTTCCGGACCGGagccaaaataaacatgcatggtgtCCCGTTACTGCCAAAATGCTCGACAATGCAAttgtgaagacaaaaaaagccggAACTGTAGCCACAACTGTGTTTTTGGCTGATAACGCGCACCATAATAAGACCCCGGGGAGGAGGGGCGCCATGTCGAGCTGGAAGGATGAGATGACACACAATGTCAGTATAGGACATGCGCATAACGTGATGCTAGCTCAACACAAGCTTGAAATCTTAGTATGCTCGTGTCATAATGTTTCGTATTTCCCCTCTTCAACTCTCAGCGTGATCGTGACTCCCTCGGGTAACGGCGCAGTAATTAGGTGGATGCTGTTGCCATGACGATTTAAGAGAGAGAACAGAGTCCCATTTGCGCTAGAGACTTCGCCGCAGTCCGATGACAAGGAGGCTGTGGGCAGGATGAGGATGCAGGAACCGCCTACCACACCCCATTGGCTGGCTCGGAGAGCCATAAGCCATgttctgattggttgtttgtggcagtgttttgacaaaaaaatggtgcacTCGCAAAAAACTCTGATTGCTGATAAcaaaacaccttttttttgcGTTGTGTAAATTCAAATCTGCAGACAAGCAATAATTGTGTGCCATTGTTAGATAAAagaaatttcccccaaaatgttgGTTTGCAAAACTGAATTGACACAATCATTTTGCATGCATGAAACATTGTCACAACCGCAAATATTTAGAATAGATATTTTGCAAAGACTAATTATATTAAGGCGGGTGCATCTAATTTTTTGATGAGCACAAAttatattttcacaaatattgTGCTCCACAATGATGAGTCAGCAATCATGTAGTATACAGTAGTACCACTTCAAATAAAGGAATGACATGAAATATTAAATGAACTTCACTTTTACCAACTGAGCAACCTTCTCTCAACAAGGGAGCATCAAGAGTAATGCCTCTTTCACCTGCTAAATTGAGGATTAGCACTTGTGGCCACGTGGCTTTGCACAGTAGGCATCTGTTGCCAAACAAATTCGCTTGAAGCCAACATAGTGGACATTTTTCATGGCTAATGAGACATAAAGTACTGCTTTAAATCAATTATAATATCAAATAATCTTCTTGAGGGGGTTGGAGTTAGGTTTGTTAAACTGGATTAATTTGGAATATGGTGCTGCTACCCTAGCTTGAAGCTACAGTAAAGCCTTCTATACTCAGCCTGACCTTGCTTGCAGCAGAAAATGTCCTCATTTATGTGCATGTAGTCCTCCAAAGCCATTGACAAGGATAGACGTCTAATCATATGGAGCTAAAAAGCGAAATTAGGGATGTGGATGACAACCAACGAGTTAAACCCCCACATTCTTAAATAATTGTGCCATGTTGATGTTATCTGAGTACTTCTACTTAAGCTTTGTTGGCCAACAGAGCAGATGGAAGGGTTGAGCCAGAAGGACTAAAAGCTCATCATGAAGCATAAcccaaaaattgtattttgcCCATAAAAGACCCTGCATTTGTTCCTAAGATttcaaaacattacattttaaaatggatcTTGTCCAACATTTTGTTAGCCAAATCACATAAACCTAACAAAAATCCCAGAGTCAAGACACACAAACATGTTATAGTATTCTAtttttgcaacaacaacaaaaaatcacagGTCCACCAACATTGAACGAAAACAACCCCATTCATTTCCAGTGTCAATATTCATTTCAAGAAATAATATCAACAAGAAATTACCTAAAAATGGCCCAAATCCACAGTGAGTGATCCAAAATCCTCtaaccaaaaacaaattattggacctgaaaatgacccaaaaataatAGAAAGTGGCCCACTTTTTTCTAATTGGAAGCCAAAGTCACCCTgtacagcaaaaaataaaacaaaataacaacaacatgtgcaatatatgaaaaataaatctaacTGAGTGACCGTCACAAGAGCAAATGCACAAATGGGACATATGAAGGCCACCTGCCAAGGTTTACCCACCACGGGTCTGGCAAGGCCTTGACAATATTCTCCAATTGGACCATATGCCTAATGGAGAATCTTTAGCAGGATTTCTCTATGAGAGgcctaaaaatataataaccCTCTGGATGTAGGCTCGGTTATCTCAATTTTACGATAAATGGAGACGACAGAAGGAGGAATGGAACGAGGAGGGCGGGTGGGGGACAATGCATGAGGTATTAAATAAATGCATGATATCCTTGAAAAGCACTTACCTGCCCACGAAGTTCTCCAGAACCGAGCTCTTCCCTGCGCTCTGTCCACCCACCACGGCGATCTGGGGCAGGTCCAGATTGGCGTTCTGACCGATGGCGGAGAAGGCATCCTGCATGCGGTTCACCAGGGGGATGAGATCCTCCATACCCCGGTTCCCCATGGCGGACGAGTGTGCAGTCCTCGACGGATGTATTCAGCGTGATTTCCCCCTTTTCGGGTTCTATTCGGAGCCGCAGCCCGACGTCACTGGTGCGCGTGAATCGCCTCGGCGCTTCTCCTCCACCAAGCACG
This window encodes:
- the dnm1a gene encoding dynamin-1a isoform X6 yields the protein MGNRGMEDLIPLVNRMQDAFSAIGQNANLDLPQIAVVGGQSAGKSSVLENFVGRDFLPRGSGIVTRRPLVLQLMNCNTEYAEFLHCKGKKFTDFDEVRQEIEAETDRITGANKGISPVPINLRVYSPHVLNLTLVDLPGMTKVPVGDQPADIETQIREMLLQFVTKDNCLMLAVSPANSDLANSDALKIAKEVDPQGMRTIGVITKLDLMDEGTDAKDILENKLLPLRRGYIGVVNRSQKDIDGKKDIGAALGAERKFFLSHPAYRHLAERMGTAYLQKVLNQQLTNHIRDTLPALRAKLQSQLLSIEKEVEEYKNFRPDDPSRKTKALLQMVQQFSVDFEKCIEGSGDQIDTAELSGGAKINRIFHERFPFELVKMEFDEKELRKEISYAIKNIHGIRTGLFTPDMAFETIVKRQIGKIKEPCTKCVDMVMSELVNTVRQCTKKLAQYPMLREEMERIVTQYIRDRENRTKSQVLLLIDIELSYMNTNHEDFIGFANAQQRINQINKKKATGNQDEIMVIRKGWLTINNIGIMKGGAKEYWFVLTAESLSWYKDDEEKEKKYMLQVDNLRLRDVEKGFMSSKHIFALFNTEQRNVYKDYRQLELACESQEDIDAWKASFLRAGVYPERVTDKEGKGEGADDNSSDSFMNSMDPQLERQVETIRNLVDSYMAIVNKTVRDLMPKTIMHLMINNCKEFINAELLAQLYSCADQNTLMEESQEQAQHRDEMLRMYHALREALSIIGDISTTTVTTAMPPPVDDSWLQVQRANTGGRSPATSPTPNRRAPPARPVSRGPPPAGGPSVPSRPGASPDPYSGPPPTVPSRPNRAPPSVPRITITDQ